A genomic window from Micromonospora sp. WMMA1947 includes:
- the glgB gene encoding 1,4-alpha-glucan branching protein GlgB: MDQLITGEVHDPHAVLGAHPAGGSTTIRTLRRGAGEVTVLVDGEAHPMKRVHDAGVFEAVLPGEVLDYRVEVDGTTHDDPYRYPPTLGDLDLHLIGEGRHERLWAALGARVFDEGVAFTVWAPNARAVRLIGDVTGWAPDDGWPMRSLGSSGVWEIFVPGLPVGSRYKYRILGADGRWRDKADPMAARTEVPPATASVVHESRYEWGDADWLARRSRQAPHQEPMSVYEVHLGSWRPGLGYRELAEQLTAYVLEMGFTHVEFLPVMEHPFGGSWGYQVTGYYAPTARFGDPDDFRYLVDRLHAAGIGVLLDWVPAHFPKDEWALARFDGTPLYEHPDPRRGEHPDWGTYVFDFGRNEVRNFLVANALYWLDEFHIDGLRVDAVASMLYLDYSRSDGQWAPNVHGGRENLEAIAFLQEVNATVYRHHPGVLMIAEESTAWPGVTRPTSEGGLGFGFKWNMGWMHDTLLYTSKDPIYRQHHHHQLTFSLAYAWSENYVLPISHDEVVHGKGSLAGKMPGDTWQRLATVRALLAYMWAHPGKQLLFMGCELADDREWSEERGLDWYLTHDPARAGVQRLVADLNRVYRASPALWAQDTDPAGFRWIAGDDVANNAVSFIRIAPDGQTLVCVANFSALPLEDYRIGLPAAGTWAEALNTDAHHYGGSGVGNLGEVHAENVPWHGLPASVALRVPPLGVLWLRPA, from the coding sequence ATGGACCAGCTGATCACCGGCGAGGTACACGACCCGCACGCCGTGCTCGGCGCGCACCCGGCCGGCGGGAGCACCACGATCCGGACGCTGCGCCGGGGCGCCGGCGAGGTGACGGTGCTGGTCGACGGCGAGGCGCACCCGATGAAGCGGGTCCACGACGCCGGTGTCTTCGAGGCGGTGCTCCCCGGCGAGGTGCTCGACTACCGGGTCGAGGTGGACGGCACGACGCACGACGACCCGTACCGTTATCCGCCCACGCTCGGCGACCTCGACCTGCACCTGATCGGCGAGGGCCGCCACGAGCGGCTCTGGGCGGCGCTCGGCGCCCGCGTGTTCGACGAGGGCGTCGCGTTCACCGTCTGGGCGCCCAACGCACGGGCCGTGCGGCTGATCGGCGACGTCACCGGCTGGGCGCCGGACGACGGGTGGCCGATGCGGTCGCTCGGCTCCAGCGGCGTGTGGGAGATCTTCGTGCCCGGCCTGCCGGTGGGCAGCCGCTACAAGTACCGCATCCTGGGCGCCGACGGCCGGTGGCGGGACAAGGCCGACCCGATGGCCGCGCGCACCGAGGTGCCGCCGGCCACCGCGTCGGTGGTGCACGAGTCACGGTACGAGTGGGGCGACGCGGACTGGCTCGCGCGCCGGTCCCGGCAGGCGCCGCACCAGGAGCCGATGAGCGTGTACGAGGTGCACCTGGGCTCCTGGCGGCCCGGCCTCGGCTACCGGGAACTGGCCGAGCAGCTCACCGCGTACGTGCTGGAGATGGGCTTCACCCACGTGGAGTTCCTGCCGGTGATGGAGCATCCGTTCGGCGGTTCGTGGGGCTACCAGGTCACCGGCTACTACGCGCCGACCGCCCGGTTCGGCGACCCGGACGACTTCCGGTACCTGGTGGACCGGCTGCACGCGGCCGGCATCGGCGTGCTCCTGGACTGGGTGCCAGCGCACTTCCCGAAGGACGAGTGGGCGCTCGCGCGCTTCGACGGCACCCCGCTGTACGAGCACCCCGACCCGCGTCGCGGCGAGCACCCCGACTGGGGCACGTACGTCTTCGACTTCGGCCGCAACGAGGTGCGCAACTTCCTCGTCGCCAACGCGCTGTACTGGCTCGACGAGTTCCACATCGACGGGCTGCGCGTGGACGCGGTCGCGTCGATGCTCTACCTGGACTACTCGCGCTCCGACGGGCAGTGGGCGCCGAACGTGCACGGCGGCCGGGAGAACCTGGAGGCGATCGCGTTCCTCCAGGAGGTCAACGCCACCGTCTACCGGCACCACCCGGGCGTGCTGATGATCGCCGAGGAGTCCACCGCCTGGCCCGGCGTCACCAGGCCCACCTCCGAGGGCGGGCTCGGGTTCGGGTTCAAGTGGAACATGGGCTGGATGCACGACACCCTGCTCTACACCTCGAAGGACCCGATCTACCGGCAGCACCACCACCATCAGCTCACGTTCTCGCTGGCGTACGCGTGGAGCGAGAACTACGTGCTGCCGATCAGCCACGACGAGGTGGTGCACGGCAAGGGGTCACTGGCGGGCAAGATGCCCGGCGACACCTGGCAGCGGCTGGCGACGGTACGGGCACTGCTGGCGTACATGTGGGCGCACCCGGGCAAGCAACTGCTGTTCATGGGCTGCGAGCTGGCCGACGACAGGGAGTGGAGCGAGGAGCGCGGCCTCGACTGGTACCTCACCCACGACCCGGCCCGCGCCGGTGTGCAGCGGCTGGTCGCCGACCTGAACCGCGTCTACCGGGCCAGCCCGGCGCTCTGGGCGCAGGACACCGACCCGGCCGGTTTCCGCTGGATCGCCGGGGACGACGTCGCCAACAACGCGGTGTCGTTCATCCGGATCGCCCCGGACGGACAGACGCTGGTGTGCGTGGCGAATTTCTCCGCGTTGCCGCTGGAGGACTACCGGATCGGTCTGCCGGCCGCAGGTACGTGGGCCGAGGCGCTGAACACCGACGCCCACCACTACGGCGGTTCCGGCGTGGGCAACCTGGGCGAGGTGCACGCGGAGAACGTCCCGTGGCACGGCCTGCCCGCGTCGGTCGCCCTGCGCGTCCCCCCGCTTGGCGTCCTCTGGCTCCGCCCGGCCTGA
- a CDS encoding NAD(+)/NADH kinase: MAGDVLGLVLHPTRDVSEVVRIIADWAARHRITLAVRAEDRARVPASVEAIAADELADRCAALISIGGDGTMLGALRMAVRDPKPVLGVHLGRVGFLVEVEPPDLPRALERLVEHDFTVESHACLACDVCGDDVVAFNDIALVRQPGAGFVTATLAVDGQRYGYYRCDALVVSTPTGSTAYSYAAGGPLISPATEAMVVTPSAPMAGISRSVLLSAHETVHLELRADSAPVAVEMDGLLIRQAATEGSVHIRYVKDAGRVVRLDPRRYQERNQLKLSLLDLPLLPDQLRELLPDGLREQLNRRELPPPR; the protein is encoded by the coding sequence GTGGCGGGAGATGTGCTGGGGCTGGTGCTGCACCCCACCCGGGACGTCTCCGAGGTGGTGCGGATCATCGCGGACTGGGCCGCCCGGCACCGGATCACCCTCGCGGTACGCGCCGAGGACCGCGCGCGGGTACCCGCCTCGGTGGAGGCGATCGCCGCGGACGAACTGGCCGACCGCTGCGCCGCGCTGATCAGCATCGGTGGCGACGGCACCATGCTCGGCGCGCTGCGGATGGCCGTCCGCGACCCGAAGCCGGTGCTCGGCGTACATCTGGGCCGAGTGGGCTTCCTGGTCGAGGTGGAGCCGCCCGATCTGCCCCGGGCGCTGGAACGGCTGGTGGAGCACGACTTCACCGTCGAGTCGCACGCCTGCCTGGCCTGCGACGTCTGCGGCGACGACGTGGTGGCGTTCAACGACATCGCCCTGGTCCGGCAGCCCGGCGCCGGGTTCGTCACCGCCACGCTGGCGGTGGACGGCCAGCGGTACGGCTACTACCGCTGCGACGCGCTGGTGGTGAGCACGCCGACCGGCTCGACCGCGTACAGCTACGCCGCCGGCGGCCCACTGATCTCACCGGCCACGGAGGCGATGGTGGTGACGCCGTCCGCGCCGATGGCCGGGATCTCCCGCTCGGTGCTGCTCTCCGCGCACGAGACGGTGCACCTGGAGCTGCGCGCGGACTCGGCACCGGTGGCGGTGGAGATGGACGGCCTCCTGATCCGGCAGGCGGCGACCGAGGGTTCGGTGCACATCCGGTACGTCAAGGACGCCGGCCGCGTGGTCCGCCTCGACCCGCGCCGCTACCAGGAGCGCAACCAGCTCAAGCTGAGCCTGCTGGACCTGCCGCTGCTGCCGGACCAGCTGCGGGAACTGTTGCCGGACGGGTTGCGGGAGCAGCTCAACCGCAGGGAGCTGCCCCCGCCCCGCTGA
- the pgm gene encoding phosphoglucomutase (alpha-D-glucose-1,6-bisphosphate-dependent), with the protein MAHPRAGRPAQPDDLVDVPRLVTAYYAEHPDPDDPAQQVSFGTSGHRGSSLRNAFNSDHILAVTQALCDYRREQGLSGPLFLGRDTHALSAPAEADALEVLAANDVTVLRDSRDGYTPTPAVSHAILTHNRGRTSGLADGIVITPSHNPPSDGGFKYNPTNGGPADTDATKWIQDRANAILAAGLKEVKRIPYARARAADTTGEYDFLARYVDDLPAALDIDAIRDAGVRIGADPMGGASVAYWGEIAERHRLDLTVINPLVDPTWRFMTLDGDGKIRMDCSSPNAMASLIAARDDYAVSTGNDADADRHGIVTPDGGLMNPNHYLAVAIGHLFRTREQWGPAAAVGKTLVSSSMIDRVAADLGRPLLEVPVGFKWFVPGLLDGTVGFGGEESAGASFLRRDGSTWTTDKDGILLCLLAAEIIATTGRTPSEHWAELADRFGAPAYARIDAPADRAQKAVLAKLSPEQVTATELAGEPITATLTTAPGNGAAIGGLKVTTGSGWFAARPSGTEDVYKIYAESFQGPEHLARIQEEAKALVDGVLATA; encoded by the coding sequence GTGGCCCACCCCCGTGCCGGCCGGCCCGCCCAGCCCGACGACCTGGTCGACGTGCCCCGGCTGGTCACCGCCTACTACGCCGAGCACCCGGACCCGGACGACCCGGCGCAGCAGGTCTCCTTCGGCACCTCCGGGCACCGCGGGTCCAGCCTGCGCAACGCCTTCAACTCCGACCACATCCTCGCGGTCACCCAGGCGCTCTGCGACTACCGCCGCGAGCAGGGCCTTTCCGGGCCGCTGTTCCTCGGCCGGGACACCCACGCGCTGTCCGCGCCGGCCGAGGCCGACGCGCTGGAGGTGCTCGCCGCCAACGACGTCACAGTGCTGCGCGACAGCCGCGACGGCTACACCCCGACGCCCGCGGTCTCGCACGCCATCCTCACCCACAACCGGGGGCGCACCAGCGGCCTCGCCGACGGCATCGTGATCACCCCGTCGCACAACCCGCCGTCCGACGGCGGCTTCAAGTACAACCCCACCAACGGCGGGCCCGCCGACACCGACGCCACCAAGTGGATCCAGGACCGCGCGAACGCCATCCTCGCCGCCGGGCTCAAGGAGGTGAAACGCATCCCGTACGCGCGGGCGCGCGCCGCCGACACCACCGGCGAGTACGACTTCCTCGCCCGGTACGTCGACGACCTGCCCGCCGCGCTGGACATCGACGCGATCCGCGACGCCGGGGTGCGCATCGGCGCGGACCCGATGGGCGGGGCGAGCGTGGCGTACTGGGGGGAGATCGCCGAGCGGCACCGCCTCGACCTCACCGTGATCAACCCGCTCGTGGACCCGACGTGGCGGTTCATGACGCTCGACGGCGACGGCAAGATCCGGATGGACTGCTCGTCGCCGAACGCGATGGCCTCGCTGATCGCCGCCCGGGACGACTACGCGGTCTCCACCGGCAACGACGCCGACGCCGACCGGCACGGCATCGTCACGCCCGACGGCGGCCTGATGAACCCCAACCACTACCTGGCCGTGGCGATCGGCCACCTGTTCCGTACCCGGGAGCAGTGGGGTCCGGCCGCGGCGGTGGGCAAGACGCTCGTCTCCTCCTCGATGATCGACCGGGTCGCGGCCGACCTGGGCCGCCCGCTGCTGGAGGTGCCGGTCGGGTTCAAGTGGTTCGTGCCCGGCCTGCTCGACGGCACCGTCGGCTTCGGCGGCGAGGAGAGCGCCGGCGCGTCGTTCCTGCGCCGCGACGGCAGCACGTGGACCACCGACAAGGACGGCATCCTGCTCTGCCTGCTCGCCGCCGAGATCATCGCCACCACCGGCCGTACGCCCAGCGAGCACTGGGCCGAGCTGGCCGACCGCTTCGGCGCGCCCGCGTACGCCCGGATCGACGCGCCGGCCGACCGGGCGCAGAAGGCCGTTCTGGCGAAGCTGTCGCCGGAGCAGGTCACCGCGACCGAGCTGGCCGGTGAGCCGATCACCGCGACCCTCACCACCGCGCCCGGCAACGGCGCCGCGATCGGCGGGCTCAAGGTGACCACCGGGTCGGGCTGGTTCGCCGCCCGGCCGTCCGGCACCGAGGACGTCTACAAGATCTACGCCGAGTCGTTCCAGGGCCCGGAGCACCTGGCCCGGATCCAGGAGGAGGCCAAGGCGCTGGTCGACGGGGTGCTCGCCACCGCCTGA
- a CDS encoding class I SAM-dependent methyltransferase, protein MPDAIFAHPRLAPVYDAFDGDRDDLDAYLAIADELDARVVLDLGCGTGNLALLLAPHGRTVVGVDPAEASLAVARSKDREGRVRWVHGDATTLPPLRADLAVMTGNVAQVFCTDDDWARTLRGVHAALRPGGHLVFEARRPERRAWEEWAADSAPVTRDVPGVGPVERRLEVTAVELPFVSFRFTYRFPADGAVLTSDSTLRFRDRDEVEASLAAAGYRVLDVRDAPDRPGREFVFVAQRST, encoded by the coding sequence ATGCCGGATGCGATCTTCGCCCATCCTCGGCTCGCGCCGGTCTACGACGCGTTCGACGGCGACCGGGACGACCTGGACGCGTACCTCGCGATCGCCGACGAGCTGGACGCGCGCGTGGTGCTCGACCTCGGCTGCGGCACCGGGAACCTGGCCCTGCTGCTCGCCCCGCACGGCCGTACCGTCGTGGGGGTCGACCCGGCCGAGGCGTCCCTCGCCGTCGCCCGGTCGAAGGACCGCGAAGGCCGCGTGCGCTGGGTGCACGGCGACGCCACGACGCTGCCACCGCTGCGCGCCGACCTGGCCGTGATGACCGGCAACGTGGCGCAGGTGTTCTGCACCGACGACGACTGGGCGCGCACCCTGCGGGGCGTCCACGCGGCGCTGCGGCCCGGCGGGCATCTCGTGTTCGAGGCGCGGCGTCCCGAGCGCCGGGCGTGGGAGGAGTGGGCGGCGGACAGCGCGCCGGTGACTCGGGACGTGCCGGGCGTCGGGCCGGTGGAACGACGTCTCGAGGTCACCGCTGTGGAACTGCCGTTCGTGTCCTTCCGGTTCACGTACCGGTTCCCGGCCGACGGCGCCGTCCTCACGTCGGACTCGACGCTGCGGTTCCGCGACCGGGACGAGGTCGAGGCGAGCCTGGCGGCCGCCGGCTACCGGGTGCTCGACGTGCGGGACGCGCCCGACCGCCCCGGCCGGGAGTTCGTCTTCGTCGCCCAGCGGTCGACCTGA
- a CDS encoding alpha-1,4-glucan--maltose-1-phosphate maltosyltransferase, translating to MTGRFPIEDVSPVVSCGRYPAKAVVGEVVPVSARAYREGHDALGCNVVWLGPDGAARPFTRMRPGEPGQDRWHATIRPDAVGLWRFAVEAFGDPYLTWQNAVTKKLAAGQGPAELANDLAEGVRVLTAALDLVPKADRDRVREAVRALADDDLDLPRRVSAALDLADLLWEHPVRELVTTGEERTIWVDRPRALFSAWYEFFPRSEGAVPATVDAPARSGTFATAIQRLPGVAAMGFDVLYLPPIHPIGRVNRKGRNNALTAGPDDVGSPWAIGAAEGGHDAIHPDLGTPEDFRDFVAAAAEQGLEVAMDLALQCAPDHPWVTEHPEWFTTRADGSIAYAENPPKKYQDIYPLNFDNDPEGIRAEVLRVVLHWVGEGVRIFRVDNPHTKPFDFWHWLIAEVKKVDPDVLFLAEAFTRPAIMHGLGKIGFTQSYTYFTWRTTAAEMREYCEELVASVDWMRPNFWPNTPDILHSSLQHGGPPMFKIRAVLAALLSPSWGMYAGFELFEHVARPGAEEYLDNEKYELRPRDWDAALAQGRSLAPFITTLNRVRRDNPALHQLRNLRFHDIDNPALLCWSKHDPETGNTVIVVCSFDSREVQWGNTTLDMPALGLDWHERFTVRDELTGAEYDWGQRNAVRLDPYLQPAHVLTVRRPAAPAPAEPEHPAAPDLTVEDVPADLSGGTAPTAPADKDDARWTS from the coding sequence GTGACTGGACGGTTCCCGATCGAAGACGTCTCCCCCGTCGTCTCCTGCGGTCGCTACCCGGCCAAGGCGGTGGTCGGCGAGGTCGTGCCGGTGTCGGCACGGGCCTATCGCGAGGGCCACGACGCGCTCGGGTGCAACGTGGTCTGGCTCGGCCCGGACGGCGCGGCCCGCCCGTTCACCCGGATGCGCCCCGGCGAGCCCGGCCAGGACCGCTGGCACGCCACCATCCGCCCCGACGCGGTGGGCCTGTGGCGCTTCGCCGTGGAGGCGTTCGGAGACCCGTACCTCACCTGGCAGAACGCGGTCACCAAGAAACTCGCCGCCGGCCAGGGCCCGGCCGAGCTGGCGAACGACCTGGCCGAGGGCGTACGCGTGCTCACCGCCGCGCTCGACCTGGTGCCGAAGGCCGACCGTGATCGCGTACGCGAAGCCGTGCGAGCCCTGGCCGACGACGACCTGGACCTGCCGCGGCGGGTGAGCGCGGCGCTGGATCTGGCCGACCTGCTGTGGGAGCACCCGGTGCGCGAGCTGGTCACCACCGGCGAGGAGCGCACGATCTGGGTGGACCGGCCGCGGGCGCTCTTCTCCGCCTGGTACGAGTTCTTCCCCCGCTCGGAGGGCGCGGTCCCGGCGACCGTCGACGCGCCGGCCCGTTCCGGCACGTTCGCCACCGCGATCCAGCGGCTGCCGGGTGTCGCGGCGATGGGTTTCGACGTGCTCTACCTGCCGCCGATCCACCCGATCGGCCGGGTCAACCGCAAGGGCCGCAACAACGCGCTCACCGCCGGGCCGGACGACGTGGGCTCGCCGTGGGCGATCGGCGCGGCCGAGGGCGGCCACGACGCCATCCACCCCGACCTGGGTACGCCGGAGGACTTCCGCGACTTCGTCGCGGCCGCCGCCGAGCAGGGGCTGGAGGTGGCGATGGACCTGGCGTTGCAGTGCGCGCCGGACCACCCGTGGGTCACCGAGCACCCGGAGTGGTTCACCACCCGGGCCGACGGCAGCATCGCGTACGCGGAGAACCCGCCGAAGAAGTACCAGGACATCTACCCGCTGAACTTCGACAACGACCCGGAGGGCATCCGGGCCGAGGTGCTGCGGGTGGTGCTGCACTGGGTCGGCGAGGGCGTCCGGATCTTCCGGGTGGACAACCCGCACACCAAGCCGTTCGACTTCTGGCACTGGCTGATCGCCGAGGTCAAGAAGGTCGACCCGGACGTGCTGTTCCTGGCCGAGGCGTTCACCCGGCCGGCGATCATGCACGGCCTGGGCAAGATCGGCTTCACCCAGTCGTACACCTATTTCACCTGGCGCACGACGGCGGCCGAGATGCGGGAGTACTGCGAGGAGCTGGTCGCCTCGGTCGACTGGATGCGGCCGAACTTCTGGCCCAACACGCCGGACATCCTGCACTCGTCGTTGCAGCACGGCGGGCCGCCGATGTTCAAGATCCGGGCGGTGCTGGCGGCGCTGCTGTCCCCCTCGTGGGGCATGTACGCCGGGTTCGAACTGTTCGAGCACGTGGCCCGGCCGGGCGCCGAGGAGTACCTGGACAACGAGAAGTACGAGCTGCGGCCCCGGGACTGGGACGCGGCGCTGGCGCAGGGCCGGTCGCTGGCGCCGTTCATCACCACGCTGAACCGGGTACGCCGGGACAACCCCGCCCTGCACCAGCTGCGCAACCTGCGGTTCCACGACATCGACAACCCGGCGCTGCTGTGCTGGTCGAAGCACGACCCGGAGACCGGCAACACGGTGATCGTGGTCTGCTCGTTCGACTCCCGCGAGGTGCAGTGGGGCAACACCACACTCGACATGCCGGCGCTCGGGCTGGACTGGCACGAGCGGTTCACCGTGCGCGACGAGCTGACCGGCGCCGAGTACGACTGGGGGCAGCGCAACGCGGTACGCCTCGACCCGTACCTGCAGCCCGCGCACGTGCTCACCGTGCGCCGCCCGGCCGCACCGGCCCCTGCCGAACCGGAGCACCCGGCCGCGCCCGACCTGACAGTGGAAGACGTACCCGCCGACCTCTCCGGCGGCACCGCCCCGACCGCACCGGCCGACAAGGACGACGCCCGATGGACCAGCTGA
- the glgA gene encoding glycogen synthase: MAPMRVDLLTREYPPEVYGGAGVHVEYLARELRRLADVRVHCFGAPRDEKGVTAYAEPAALAGANAALRVMGVDLEMAAGTAGTDVVHSHTWYANLAGHTAKLLHGVPHVVTAHSLEPLRPWKAEQLGGGYALSSWCERTAFEAADAIIAVSAGMRRDVLTAYPAVNPDRVRVVYNGIDTAQYAPDPATDVLDRLGIDPGRPSVVYVGRITRQKGLPYLLRAARELPADTQLVLLAGAPDTPEIAAEVEGLVAELRAKRSGVIWVAAMLPKHEVIQVLTHATVFACPSVYEPMGIVNLEAMACETAVVATATGGIPEVVADGETGLLVPIEQAGDGSGTPLDPERFVADLAARINELLADPERIAAFGAAGRRRAVEHFSWDAIARQTLEVYRSVGV, from the coding sequence ATGGCACCGATGCGCGTCGACCTGCTCACCCGCGAGTACCCGCCGGAGGTCTACGGCGGCGCCGGGGTGCACGTGGAATACCTCGCCCGCGAACTGCGCCGGCTCGCCGACGTCCGGGTGCACTGCTTCGGCGCGCCCCGCGACGAGAAGGGCGTGACCGCGTACGCCGAACCGGCCGCGCTGGCCGGCGCCAACGCCGCGCTGCGCGTCATGGGCGTCGACCTGGAGATGGCCGCCGGTACGGCCGGCACCGACGTGGTGCACAGCCACACCTGGTACGCCAACCTGGCCGGGCACACCGCGAAGCTGCTGCACGGGGTGCCGCACGTGGTGACCGCGCACAGCCTGGAGCCGCTACGCCCGTGGAAGGCCGAGCAGCTCGGCGGCGGGTACGCGCTCTCCTCCTGGTGCGAGCGGACCGCGTTCGAGGCGGCCGACGCGATCATCGCGGTCAGCGCGGGCATGCGCCGTGACGTGCTCACCGCGTACCCGGCGGTGAACCCCGACCGGGTCCGCGTGGTCTACAACGGCATCGACACCGCGCAGTACGCCCCGGACCCGGCCACCGACGTACTCGACCGGCTCGGCATCGACCCGGGGAGGCCCAGCGTCGTCTACGTCGGGCGGATCACCCGGCAGAAGGGCCTGCCGTACCTGCTGCGGGCGGCCCGCGAGCTGCCCGCCGACACCCAGCTGGTGCTGCTCGCCGGCGCGCCGGACACCCCGGAGATCGCCGCCGAGGTGGAGGGCCTCGTGGCGGAGCTGCGGGCGAAGCGCTCGGGCGTGATCTGGGTGGCGGCGATGCTGCCCAAGCACGAGGTGATCCAGGTGCTCACCCACGCCACCGTCTTCGCCTGCCCGTCCGTCTACGAGCCGATGGGCATCGTCAACCTGGAGGCGATGGCCTGCGAGACCGCCGTGGTGGCGACCGCCACCGGCGGCATCCCCGAGGTGGTCGCCGACGGCGAGACCGGGCTGCTGGTGCCGATCGAGCAGGCCGGCGACGGCTCCGGCACGCCGCTGGACCCGGAGCGCTTCGTGGCCGACCTGGCCGCGCGCATCAACGAGCTGCTGGCCGACCCGGAGCGGATCGCGGCGTTCGGGGCGGCGGGGCGGCGGCGCGCGGTGGAGCACTTCTCCTGGGACGCGATCGCCCGCCAGACGCTTGAGGTCTACCGCTCGGTGGGGGTGTAA
- the glgC gene encoding glucose-1-phosphate adenylyltransferase produces MAAKVLAIVLAGGEGKRLMPLTTDRAKPAVPFGGMYRMVDFVLSNLANAGFLKIVVLTQYKSHSLDRHITKTWRMSTLLGNYVTPVPAQQRRGPWWFAGSADAIYQSFNLINDEQPDYVIVFGADHIYRMDPRQMVDDHIASGAGVTVAGIRQPLSTADQFGVIEVGEDGKRIRAFREKPTDAVGLPDAPDQIYASMGNYVFTTRALCEAVERDAADKTSKHDMGGSIIPMLVERGEANVYDFKDNEVPGSTDRDRGYWRDVGTLDSFYDAHMDLINVHPVFNLYNFEWPIYTEQPPYPPAKFVHAWGERVGRAVSSMVSPGSVISGSLVENSIVAPKVKVHSWAHVDGAVLMEGVQIGRHAVVRRAILDKNVHVPEGAEIGVDLEKDRQRYTVSDNGIVVIGKGQRVEP; encoded by the coding sequence ATGGCTGCCAAGGTGCTCGCGATCGTCCTGGCCGGCGGGGAGGGCAAGCGCCTGATGCCCCTGACGACCGACCGGGCGAAGCCCGCCGTCCCCTTCGGCGGGATGTACCGCATGGTCGACTTCGTCCTGTCCAACCTGGCGAACGCCGGCTTCCTCAAGATCGTGGTGCTGACCCAGTACAAGTCGCACTCGCTGGACCGCCACATCACCAAGACCTGGCGGATGTCGACGCTGCTCGGCAACTACGTCACGCCGGTGCCCGCGCAGCAGCGCCGCGGCCCGTGGTGGTTCGCCGGCTCGGCCGACGCGATCTACCAGAGCTTCAACCTGATCAACGACGAGCAGCCCGACTACGTGATCGTCTTCGGCGCCGACCACATCTACCGGATGGACCCCCGGCAGATGGTCGACGACCACATCGCCTCCGGGGCCGGGGTGACGGTCGCGGGCATCCGGCAGCCGTTGTCGACGGCCGACCAGTTCGGCGTGATCGAGGTCGGCGAGGACGGCAAGCGCATCCGCGCGTTCCGGGAGAAGCCCACCGACGCGGTCGGGCTGCCCGACGCGCCGGACCAGATCTACGCCTCGATGGGCAACTACGTGTTCACCACCCGGGCGCTGTGCGAGGCGGTCGAGCGCGACGCGGCGGACAAGACGAGCAAGCACGACATGGGCGGCAGCATCATCCCGATGCTCGTCGAGCGCGGCGAGGCCAACGTCTACGACTTCAAGGACAACGAGGTGCCGGGCAGCACCGACCGCGACCGCGGCTACTGGCGGGACGTGGGGACGCTCGACTCGTTCTACGACGCGCACATGGATCTGATCAACGTGCACCCGGTGTTCAACCTCTACAACTTCGAGTGGCCGATCTACACCGAGCAGCCGCCGTACCCGCCGGCCAAGTTCGTGCACGCCTGGGGCGAGCGCGTGGGCCGCGCGGTCAGCTCGATGGTCTCGCCCGGCTCGGTGATCTCCGGCTCGTTGGTGGAGAACTCGATCGTGGCGCCGAAGGTGAAGGTGCACTCCTGGGCGCACGTCGACGGCGCCGTGCTGATGGAGGGTGTCCAGATCGGCCGCCACGCGGTCGTCCGGCGCGCGATCCTGGACAAGAACGTCCACGTCCCGGAGGGCGCCGAGATCGGCGTCGACCTGGAGAAGGACCGCCAGCGCTACACCGTGTCCGACAACGGCATCGTCGTCATCGGCAAGGGCCAGCGCGTCGAGCCCTGA